The Phaseolus vulgaris cultivar G19833 unplaced genomic scaffold, P. vulgaris v2.0 scaffold_1125, whole genome shotgun sequence nucleotide sequence ACgccctcctcctcctcctcatcTTTCTCCTCCTCCTCTTCCCCAACGCACTCCCtctcctcctcttcctcctcctctccGCCGCCTGGTACTTCCTCTACTTCTCCCGCGACGACCTCCACCTCGCAATCGTCCCACTCGCGCTTCTCACCCTTGTCGCACTCTTCGCTACCGGCGCCTGGCTCAACCTTCTTCTTGCCCTCCTAATTGGGGCCCTGGTGGTTTTCCTGCACGGCGTGCTCCGGAGTACCGACGACCTTATCGGGGACGATCAAGAATCCCCCTATGGCCCTATGCTTGGTGACACTCCCGCCTCCGGTGCCTATGTCCCTGTttgatttctccttttccattTCTCAACTCTGCTGTACAATTCACTAACAATCACCCATTCATTCATGTATGCTGCATTCATTGTATCAAATTTTCCATGTTATTGGATGAACTATCCCTGTAATTGGTGTGCTGCTGGGAATTTATCATCGTTACAATAGGGTTTCTATACGAATTTTCCCTGTGATATGCTAGGTTGTACTGAAAGATAGCACAAATAATGCATTTAAGGACTAGCTCTTTCAGCTGTTTCTGCTACTACTCTAGTTTTTCTTCTAAAATCCGCCAATTTTGATTGAAACACAGTATAGCAATACCTACCATCTGCATCTAAGTTTCGGTA carries:
- the LOC137817756 gene encoding PRA1 family protein D-like; amino-acid sequence: MLPSAEMLANIKEATQTVASTRRPWRLFLDLSALTFPSSISETTTRLAHNVTYFLFNYALLLLLIFLLLLFPNALPLLLFLLLSAAWYFLYFSRDDLHLAIVPLALLTLVALFATGAWLNLLLALLIGALVVFLHGVLRSTDDLIGDDQESPYGPMLGDTPASGAYVPV